From the genome of Ziziphus jujuba cultivar Dongzao chromosome 6, ASM3175591v1, one region includes:
- the LOC107435436 gene encoding uncharacterized protein LOC107435436: MNGASRSSSMQAAFSYCVQQVRSYDYHHYLCLLELPSSMRKAAFALRAFNIETARAMDIASDPRVGLMRLLWWQEAIDKIYAKKLIEHPTALALSSVIDENKFTKTWLKRSVEARINDAKREITDIPGKMEELEKYAEDTASTILYTTLQAGGVCSTAADHAASHVGKASGLLLLIKSLPYHASRNRHFSYIPSEVAAKHGLLVVQGGQTEIHLDSRESLCNAVFEMASVANVHLQKARNLSGTIPSEARPVLLPAVAAQVLLDSLSKVHFDVFDPRLARGILGVPPLWYQLKLKWHSWRGKY; the protein is encoded by the coding sequence ATGAATGGTGCTTCTAGATCCAGTAGCATGCAAGCAGCTTTCTCATACTGTGTACAGCAAGTGCGAAGTTATGACTACCATCACTACCTTTGCCTACTTGAACTGCCGTCTAGCATGCGGAAGGCTGCATTTGCACTTCGAGCCTTCAATATTGAAACTGCCAGAGCCATGGATATTGCTTCTGATCCTAGGGTTGGACTTATGCGTCTGCTTTGGTGGCAAGAAGCCATTGACAAAATCTATGCCAAAAAGCTAATTGAGCACCCAACTGCACTGGCCCTTTCATCAGTGATAGATgagaacaaatttacaaaaactTGGTTGAAAAGGTCTGTAGAAGCTCGGATAAATGATGCAAAAAGAGAGATTACTGACATCCCAGGAAAAATGGAAGAGTTGGAGAAATATGCAGAGGATACTGCATCAACTATTCTTTACACGACACTTCAAGCCGGTGGTGTCTGCTCCACTGCAGCTGATCATGCTGCATCACATGTTGGTAAAGCGAGTGGCCTTCTGTTGCTAATTAAGTCACTGCCCTACCATGCTAGTCGCAACCGTCACTTTTCTTATATACCAAGTGAAGTTGCAGCCAAGCATGGTTTGTTAGTTGTGCAGGGAGGTCAAACAGAAATCCATTTGGATTCTCGTGAGAGCCTCTGTAATGCAGTTTTTGAGATGGCATCAGTAGCTAATGTGCATTTGCAAAAGGCTCGTAACTTGTCTGGAACAATACCGTCTGAGGCTCGTCCAGTGCTTCTGCCAGCTGTGGCTGCGCAAGTTCTATTGGACTCCCTAAGTAAGGTGCATTTTGATGTATTTGATCCAAGGTTAGCAAGAGGGATTCTGGGTGTGCCTCCGTTGTGGTACCAATTGAAATTGAAGTGGCATTCATGGAGGGGAAAATACtga